A portion of the Nitrospira sp. genome contains these proteins:
- the ilvN gene encoding acetolactate synthase small subunit — protein sequence MEHIISVTVENKFGVLSRIAGLFSGRGFNIESLSVAPTLDPSMSQMTIVTSGDERIVEQIVKQLNKLIDVIKVVDLNESEFVSRETALIKVHTRQEDRAEALRIADIFRANVIDSTPSTYTIEVTGDPRKIEAIINLLQPLGIKELTRTGRVAVAREPLRSAAVQPKKIARE from the coding sequence ATGGAACACATCATTTCCGTCACGGTCGAAAACAAGTTCGGTGTACTGTCCCGGATCGCCGGACTCTTCAGCGGCCGTGGATTCAATATCGAAAGTCTGTCTGTTGCGCCGACGTTGGACCCCTCGATGTCTCAGATGACGATCGTCACGTCCGGCGACGAGCGCATCGTCGAGCAGATCGTCAAGCAGTTAAATAAACTCATCGACGTGATCAAGGTCGTCGATCTGAACGAGAGCGAGTTCGTCTCGCGCGAGACCGCCTTGATCAAGGTTCACACCAGACAGGAAGATCGGGCGGAGGCTCTGAGGATTGCCGACATCTTTCGCGCGAACGTGATCGATTCTACGCCCTCGACCTATACGATCGAAGTCACGGGCGATCCGAGAAAAATCGAAGCCATCATCAACCTACTGCAACCGCTGGGAATCAAGGAACTCACCAGGACCGGGCGAGTGGCAGTGGCGCGCGAGCCTCTTCGGTCCGCCGCGGTTCAACCCAAGAAAATCGCCCGCGAGTAG
- a CDS encoding M48 family metallopeptidase — translation MAARLRRGRIWGLAVPCLVLAVGLVGCEKNPYTGRSQLLMTSVAEEMEMGAQAYTQVKSDPKMRLSQDPREIEPVKRVAARIVEAAKRSKYAEMAKQFQWEVTVIKDDKMANAFALPGGKMAVYTGIFPVAKTEAGLAAVMGHEVIHALARHGAERMSQEQLTNAAVQAAGVAAGAAGGGLVSQGTMAALGAGAQVGVLLPFSRQHESEADYIGILLAAAAGYDPRESIALWERMERMSGGDGPAEFLSTHPSHGTRIEDLKKAMPEALKIYKTRQPVPAVDLPRLGS, via the coding sequence TGGCCGTCGGGCTCGTCGGTTGCGAAAAGAATCCTTACACAGGCCGCTCCCAATTGCTCATGACCTCTGTGGCAGAAGAAATGGAGATGGGCGCTCAGGCCTATACTCAGGTGAAGAGCGATCCGAAGATGAGACTCTCTCAGGACCCGCGGGAGATCGAGCCCGTCAAGCGCGTTGCAGCACGCATCGTCGAAGCCGCAAAACGCTCAAAATATGCAGAGATGGCGAAACAGTTTCAGTGGGAAGTGACGGTGATCAAAGACGACAAGATGGCGAATGCGTTCGCTCTTCCGGGCGGCAAGATGGCGGTCTACACGGGGATCTTCCCCGTCGCAAAGACGGAGGCTGGCCTGGCGGCGGTGATGGGGCACGAAGTCATCCATGCCCTGGCTCGTCACGGGGCCGAGCGTATGAGTCAGGAGCAGTTGACGAACGCGGCCGTACAAGCCGCCGGAGTGGCGGCGGGAGCGGCAGGAGGCGGCCTCGTATCCCAAGGAACGATGGCGGCTCTTGGCGCGGGTGCTCAGGTTGGGGTGTTGCTGCCCTTCAGCCGACAGCACGAATCGGAAGCGGACTACATCGGCATCCTGCTCGCCGCCGCCGCCGGCTATGATCCCAGAGAGTCCATCGCGTTGTGGGAGCGCATGGAACGGATGTCGGGAGGAGACGGACCGGCCGAGTTCTTGTCAACGCATCCGAGCCATGGGACCAGAATCGAGGATCTCAAGAAAGCCATGCCGGAGGCGCTGAAAATCTACAAGACACGGCAACCAGTCCCTGCAGTTGATCTGCCGAGGCTCGGCAGCTGA
- the ilvB gene encoding biosynthetic-type acetolactate synthase large subunit, which yields MKLTGAEIFIECLKREGVKTIFALPGGVVLKIFDMLHQQKGIDVVLTRHEQGAGHMAEGYAKATGRAGVCLVTSGPGMTNVITALADAYMDSVPLVCFSGQVPTSLIGNDAFQEADNVGLSRPCTKYNFLVKDVNDLASTIKEAFYIATTGRPGPVLVDIPKDVSMDKAEFTYPNSVSIRGYNPTYEGNKWQIKQAAEAIMKAKKPVLYVGGGVVFSGASQELIELAELTQIPVDMTLMGLGAFPGEHPLSMGMMGMHGTYQANMAVHYADLVVAIGARFDDRVTGKVSEFCPYAKIVHIDIDPTSIRKNIHVDIPIVGDCKAVLRELNQILKATVNGEQKELRKAWWDQIREWERAHPLAYRQEKDGPIKPQHVIKRLYELTKDRDPIVSTDVGQHQMWAAQYFKLSKPNRWLTSGGLGTMGFGFPAAMGAQAAFPGRLVLCIAGDGSVQMNMQEMATAVVSKLPVKIVVLNNRFHGMVRQWQDLFYEGRYASSYLDTTPDFVKLAEAYGAVGLRAGRAGELDDVLKEAIAVNGPVIVDVPTHPYENVYPMIPAGGCNHEMILEDPPELKNKQQGAEKVTPEDKDTILTA from the coding sequence ATGAAGCTGACAGGCGCTGAAATCTTTATCGAATGCTTAAAGCGCGAAGGCGTTAAGACGATCTTCGCCTTGCCAGGTGGCGTGGTGCTGAAGATTTTCGACATGCTGCATCAACAGAAGGGCATTGACGTCGTCTTGACCCGTCATGAACAAGGTGCAGGCCACATGGCAGAAGGCTACGCGAAGGCTACAGGTCGGGCAGGAGTCTGCCTGGTCACCTCCGGTCCCGGGATGACCAACGTGATTACGGCCTTGGCCGACGCCTACATGGATTCCGTTCCGTTGGTCTGTTTCAGTGGGCAGGTTCCGACAAGTTTGATCGGTAACGATGCGTTCCAAGAAGCCGACAACGTGGGGCTCAGCCGACCTTGTACGAAATATAACTTTCTCGTCAAGGACGTGAACGATTTGGCGTCCACCATCAAGGAAGCGTTTTACATCGCCACGACCGGGCGTCCGGGCCCTGTCCTCGTGGACATTCCCAAAGACGTGTCGATGGACAAAGCGGAGTTCACCTACCCGAACTCCGTGTCGATCCGCGGCTACAATCCGACGTACGAAGGAAATAAGTGGCAGATCAAGCAGGCAGCGGAAGCGATCATGAAGGCCAAGAAGCCGGTCCTCTACGTGGGCGGCGGCGTAGTGTTTTCCGGCGCGTCCCAAGAGCTGATCGAGTTGGCCGAGTTGACACAGATTCCGGTCGATATGACGCTAATGGGTCTTGGCGCGTTTCCGGGGGAGCACCCCCTCTCCATGGGCATGATGGGTATGCACGGCACCTATCAGGCCAATATGGCGGTGCATTACGCGGATCTCGTGGTGGCAATCGGGGCGCGGTTTGATGATCGGGTGACGGGAAAGGTGTCGGAATTTTGTCCGTACGCGAAGATCGTTCATATCGACATCGATCCGACCTCGATCAGGAAGAACATTCATGTCGATATCCCGATCGTGGGGGACTGCAAGGCCGTTTTGCGCGAGCTCAACCAGATTCTGAAAGCGACCGTCAACGGCGAGCAGAAGGAACTCCGCAAGGCCTGGTGGGATCAGATTCGCGAATGGGAACGCGCGCATCCCTTGGCGTACCGACAGGAGAAAGACGGCCCGATCAAGCCCCAGCATGTGATCAAGCGACTCTACGAACTAACCAAGGATCGCGATCCGATCGTCTCCACGGACGTCGGCCAGCATCAAATGTGGGCCGCCCAATACTTCAAGCTCTCAAAGCCCAACCGATGGCTCACGTCCGGAGGGTTGGGGACGATGGGATTCGGTTTCCCTGCGGCGATGGGAGCACAGGCGGCGTTCCCGGGCCGGTTGGTTCTCTGCATCGCCGGAGACGGGAGTGTGCAGATGAATATGCAGGAGATGGCCACCGCTGTGGTCAGTAAGCTGCCGGTGAAAATCGTCGTGCTGAACAACCGGTTCCACGGCATGGTTCGGCAGTGGCAGGACTTGTTTTATGAGGGCCGATACGCGTCCAGCTACCTGGATACCACTCCTGACTTTGTGAAATTGGCGGAGGCCTATGGGGCCGTGGGATTGCGAGCGGGTAGAGCCGGCGAATTGGATGACGTCCTCAAGGAAGCGATCGCCGTCAACGGGCCGGTCATCGTGGACGTCCCGACGCATCCCTATGAGAACGTGTATCCCATGATCCCGGCCGGAGGCTGCAATCACGAAATGATCTTGGAAGATCCGCCGGAGTTGAAAAACAAACAGCAGGGTGCCGAAAAGGTGACTCCTGAGGATAAGGATACGATTCTTACGGCCTAA
- the ilvC gene encoding ketol-acid reductoisomerase, whose translation MKIYYDKDADLQHIRNKTVAVIGYGSQGHAHALNMKESGVSVVIGLREGASWKKAEHSGLKVMPVADAVKASDVVMILAPDEAQAAIYRQEIAPNLKPGAYLAFGHGFNIHFGQIVPPSSINVFMVAPKGPGHLVRSEYTKGSGVPCLLAIYQDPSGSTRQVGLAYASAIGGGRAGVIETNFREETETDLFGEQAVLCGGLTSLIQAGYETLVEAGYSPEMAYFECLHEVKLIVDLIYQGGIANMRYSISTTAKYGDVTRGPRVVTDQTKQEMKNILREIQEGRFAKEWVLENQANRPVYNALLAKGEAHPIEAVGARLRAMMPWLKKDQLVDKNRN comes from the coding sequence ATGAAGATCTACTATGACAAGGACGCCGACCTTCAACACATACGAAACAAGACTGTCGCCGTCATCGGGTACGGGAGTCAAGGGCACGCTCATGCGCTCAATATGAAAGAAAGCGGCGTCTCGGTCGTGATCGGCTTACGCGAAGGTGCTTCCTGGAAGAAGGCCGAGCACAGCGGATTGAAGGTCATGCCGGTGGCCGATGCGGTGAAAGCATCCGATGTCGTGATGATCCTCGCGCCGGATGAAGCGCAGGCGGCCATTTATCGCCAGGAGATCGCGCCGAACCTGAAGCCGGGCGCCTATCTTGCGTTCGGCCACGGATTCAATATCCATTTCGGACAGATCGTGCCGCCGTCGTCGATCAACGTCTTCATGGTCGCTCCCAAGGGGCCCGGACATTTGGTACGATCAGAATACACGAAGGGGAGCGGAGTCCCCTGCTTGTTGGCGATTTATCAGGACCCAAGCGGATCTACACGGCAGGTGGGATTGGCCTACGCCAGCGCAATCGGCGGTGGGAGGGCCGGTGTCATCGAAACCAACTTCCGGGAGGAAACAGAAACCGACTTATTCGGCGAACAGGCGGTGCTGTGCGGCGGGCTGACCTCGTTGATTCAGGCAGGGTATGAAACCCTCGTGGAAGCGGGGTACTCTCCGGAGATGGCATATTTCGAATGTTTGCACGAGGTCAAGCTGATTGTGGATCTGATCTACCAAGGGGGCATCGCAAACATGCGATATTCGATCAGCACGACCGCCAAGTACGGTGATGTGACCCGCGGGCCCCGGGTCGTCACGGACCAGACCAAGCAAGAGATGAAGAATATTCTGCGTGAGATCCAGGAAGGACGGTTCGCCAAGGAGTGGGTGTTAGAAAACCAGGCCAACCGCCCGGTCTACAATGCGTTACTCGCCAAGGGCGAAGCCCATCCGATCGAGGCCGTCGGCGCCCGTCTGCGGGCGATGATGCCCTGGCTGAAGAAAGATCAGTTAGTCGACAAGAATAGAAACTAA
- a CDS encoding phosphatidylserine decarboxylase family protein, which yields MADRAVGVPVAKEGIPFIAVAAGGTLAAGWMGWTFLAVAAGLLTLFISWFFRNPLRTIPQGPRLVVAPGDGKVIALEEEFEPRYLKDRSIRVTIFLNVLDVHINRIPCEGIVENVHYQPGQFLVASKPEATIKNEQNAVMIKTLQGSKVLCVQVAGLIARRIICWVSPKDRAVLGERFGLIRFGSRMDTFLPIGSVIKVALGDRVKGGESILGELP from the coding sequence GTGGCCGATCGTGCCGTCGGCGTCCCCGTTGCCAAAGAAGGAATTCCCTTCATCGCGGTTGCCGCCGGCGGTACACTGGCGGCGGGATGGATGGGCTGGACCTTCCTGGCGGTGGCGGCCGGACTGTTGACCCTTTTCATCTCGTGGTTTTTTCGCAACCCCCTTCGGACTATTCCTCAGGGACCCAGACTCGTAGTAGCGCCGGGCGACGGGAAAGTCATCGCCCTCGAAGAGGAGTTTGAACCACGCTACCTCAAGGATCGCAGCATTCGCGTCACGATTTTCTTGAACGTGCTCGACGTGCACATCAACCGGATCCCCTGTGAAGGAATCGTGGAGAATGTGCACTATCAACCTGGACAGTTCCTGGTGGCCAGCAAGCCCGAAGCGACGATTAAGAATGAACAGAATGCCGTGATGATCAAGACCTTACAAGGCTCGAAGGTTCTCTGTGTCCAGGTCGCCGGCTTGATCGCCAGACGGATCATCTGTTGGGTCTCGCCGAAGGACAGGGCCGTGTTGGGTGAGCGGTTTGGATTGATTCGGTTCGGATCTCGTATGGACACGTTCCTCCCGATAGGGTCCGTGATCAAGGTCGCCCTCGGCGATCGTGTGAAGGGTGGGGAGTCCATTCTAGGAGAACTGCCATGA
- a CDS encoding PilZ domain-containing protein: MVARYGHRVPVVGQAVLAGNQAYCEGRVLDLSVPGCLIECSHRLRVGDYVRLRISLPDGGVAMTVPLAAVRWARGTRVGLEFIRSTDADQQRLAAFVRRHGPRAGLPIARASRWKETVTLLGASGD, encoded by the coding sequence ATGGTCGCTCGATACGGACATCGAGTCCCGGTGGTCGGTCAGGCCGTCCTGGCTGGTAACCAGGCGTACTGCGAAGGCCGGGTGCTGGATCTTTCGGTTCCAGGTTGCCTCATCGAATGCTCCCATCGCTTACGCGTCGGAGACTACGTTCGGCTTCGGATATCGTTGCCCGATGGAGGTGTGGCCATGACCGTGCCCCTTGCCGCCGTGCGCTGGGCACGTGGAACTCGCGTGGGGCTGGAATTCATTCGGTCTACCGACGCAGATCAGCAGCGCCTGGCCGCCTTCGTTCGTCGGCACGGGCCTCGAGCAGGTCTTCCCATCGCCCGCGCCTCGAGGTGGAAGGAAACGGTGACACTTCTTGGTGCGTCAGGGGATTGA